One region of Natronorubrum aibiense genomic DNA includes:
- a CDS encoding calcium-translocating P-type ATPase, PMCA-type: MAASPHERPPEHILEDLDANPDGLTSEEARRRLETYGENDIVRGGGRSPAEIFIAQFDSVLIWVLIAAAALSIWAGNAVDAILIAIIVVANGIFGFIQDFRAERSLEALRELAAPTATVRRDGDTREIAATELIPGDVVVFRGGDVVPADARLLEASDLEVDEAALTGESVPVSKSTATVESEAPLAEREGMVYKGTNVTRGKGRAVVTDTGMETAVGAIAHELAGTEETRTPLQDELDQLGRTLGLGVLVLSALVAPLLLFRGTSALQAALTAVSLAVAAIPEGLPAVVTLTLALGVRRMSAENALVRRLPAVEALGAVDVVCTDKTGTLTKGQMTVSKLWLNDAVVDLESATDEPTTRSDREDLLLEIGVCCNDSTLEDGDPTEQALLEAAANRGIDIEKRRAEKPRTDEIPFSSERKWMGTVHDDVGYVKGAPEVVVENCDRILTDDGPVELTDDRRARIEETVQAFGDDALRVLAMAYRDEPADADDLNDGLTFVGLSGMIDPPRTEVADAIAATIRAGIDVKMVTGDNVRTARAIGESLGFGSAVLEGREIERMDEQTLRERVASVDVFARTSPEHKVRILRALQDRGHDVAMTGDGVNDAPALKNADIGVAMGIRGTDVARQASDMVLLDDNYATIERAIERGRAIFDNIWKFVAYLLTANVAEVAIVFIASLYGYLILPAVQLLWINLLTDGLPALALGADPASGDVMDRPPRDRDQGIIGRQILTLIAGIGTVTTVVLLALMFYTLEGAASVTPYTMTMVFTSFVFLELVGLYVIRWLHETPALSNPWLTVAVAMSIALQLAVLYTPLNQYFGTIPLELADWGLIAVVLAVCLPGYLAVAAFVKRRHR; the protein is encoded by the coding sequence ATGGCAGCCTCGCCACACGAGCGGCCGCCCGAGCACATCCTCGAGGACCTCGACGCGAACCCCGACGGACTGACGAGCGAGGAGGCACGGCGTCGACTCGAGACCTACGGCGAGAACGATATCGTCCGGGGCGGCGGCCGATCGCCGGCCGAAATCTTCATCGCGCAGTTCGACAGCGTCCTGATCTGGGTCCTGATCGCTGCGGCCGCCCTCTCGATCTGGGCCGGGAACGCCGTCGACGCGATCCTGATCGCGATCATCGTCGTGGCAAACGGGATCTTCGGCTTTATCCAGGACTTTCGGGCCGAGCGGAGCCTCGAGGCGCTTCGGGAACTCGCCGCGCCGACGGCCACGGTCCGCCGAGACGGCGACACGCGCGAGATCGCCGCGACCGAACTCATCCCCGGTGACGTCGTCGTGTTCCGCGGCGGCGACGTCGTCCCCGCCGACGCCCGGCTGCTCGAGGCGTCCGACCTCGAGGTCGACGAGGCAGCGCTGACCGGCGAGAGCGTCCCGGTTTCGAAGTCGACGGCGACGGTCGAGTCCGAGGCACCGCTGGCGGAGCGGGAGGGGATGGTCTACAAGGGCACGAACGTCACCCGTGGGAAGGGCCGTGCCGTCGTCACCGACACGGGCATGGAGACGGCGGTCGGGGCGATCGCCCACGAACTCGCCGGGACCGAGGAGACGCGCACGCCGCTGCAGGACGAACTCGACCAGTTGGGTCGGACCCTCGGACTCGGCGTGCTCGTCCTCTCGGCGCTGGTCGCGCCGCTGTTGCTCTTCCGTGGAACGTCGGCGCTTCAGGCCGCGCTGACCGCGGTGTCGCTGGCCGTCGCGGCGATTCCGGAGGGGCTGCCCGCGGTGGTCACGCTCACGCTCGCGCTCGGCGTTCGCCGGATGTCGGCCGAGAACGCACTGGTCCGTCGGCTCCCCGCGGTCGAGGCGCTCGGTGCCGTCGACGTCGTCTGTACGGACAAGACCGGGACGCTCACGAAAGGCCAGATGACCGTCAGCAAACTCTGGCTGAACGACGCCGTCGTCGATCTCGAGTCGGCTACCGACGAGCCCACGACGCGCTCCGACCGAGAGGACCTGCTCCTCGAGATCGGCGTGTGCTGTAACGATTCGACGCTCGAGGACGGCGATCCGACCGAACAGGCGTTACTCGAGGCCGCAGCGAACCGCGGAATCGACATCGAAAAGCGCCGGGCCGAGAAGCCGCGGACGGACGAGATCCCCTTTTCCTCCGAGCGCAAGTGGATGGGAACCGTCCACGACGACGTCGGCTACGTCAAGGGCGCACCGGAGGTCGTCGTCGAGAACTGCGATCGGATTCTGACCGACGATGGCCCCGTCGAGTTGACGGACGACCGCCGCGCTCGGATCGAGGAGACAGTGCAGGCGTTCGGCGACGACGCGTTGCGCGTGCTCGCGATGGCCTACCGCGACGAGCCTGCCGATGCCGACGACCTCAACGACGGGCTGACGTTCGTCGGGTTGTCCGGGATGATCGACCCACCGCGAACGGAGGTCGCCGACGCGATCGCGGCGACGATACGCGCTGGCATCGACGTGAAGATGGTGACCGGCGACAACGTCCGGACGGCGCGGGCGATCGGCGAATCGCTCGGGTTCGGGAGCGCCGTACTCGAGGGCAGAGAGATCGAACGGATGGACGAGCAGACGCTGCGCGAGCGGGTCGCCTCGGTCGACGTCTTCGCGCGGACGTCGCCGGAACACAAGGTACGAATCCTGCGGGCGCTACAGGACCGAGGCCACGACGTCGCGATGACTGGCGACGGCGTCAACGATGCGCCCGCGCTGAAAAACGCCGACATCGGCGTCGCGATGGGGATTCGCGGCACGGACGTCGCCAGACAAGCCTCGGATATGGTCCTGCTCGACGACAACTACGCGACGATCGAGCGCGCGATCGAGCGCGGGCGAGCGATATTCGACAACATCTGGAAGTTCGTCGCCTACCTGCTCACCGCGAACGTTGCCGAGGTGGCGATCGTTTTCATCGCCTCGCTGTACGGCTATCTCATCCTGCCCGCCGTCCAGTTGCTGTGGATCAACCTGCTCACCGACGGGCTGCCGGCGCTGGCGCTGGGCGCAGATCCCGCAAGCGGCGACGTGATGGATCGGCCCCCGCGCGACCGTGACCAGGGAATCATCGGTCGGCAGATACTCACACTGATCGCCGGCATCGGGACTGTGACCACGGTCGTCCTGCTCGCGCTCATGTTCTACACGCTCGAGGGAGCCGCGTCGGTCACGCCGTATACAATGACGATGGTGTTCACGTCGTTCGTCTTCCTCGAACTCGTCGGCCTCTACGTCATCCGCTGGCTCCACGAGACGCCGGCGCTGTCGAACCCGTGGCTGACGGTCGCCGTCGCGATGTCAATCGCACTCCAGCTCGCGGTGCTGTATACGCCGCTCAACCAGTACTTCGGGACGATCCCGCTCGAACTGGCTGACTGGGGACTCATCGCGGTCGTCCTCGCCGTCTGTCTGCCCGGCTATCTCGCAGTCGCCGCGTTCGTCAAACGACGGCATCGGTGA
- a CDS encoding CNNM domain-containing protein, translating to MNGIEIGVRLIAGVGLILANAFFVAIEFALTRVRQYPESTFDEPGLRRAWEMTDDLEIYLTSCQVGISATSIAVGIVAEPALAVLVAPVFENTALASAGAGAVVAFVIINLLHLTHGEQTPTYLGVERTKLVARYGATPLYWYAALLRPVIWFGDAVAKWTLRRFGIEMTGAWLETEAEIIETRADLRRKLGSVLEQGDLPRERREEILNALVVGEELVSDAMTDVEDVTFLSTTASVEDNLDRIGSSPHTRFPLIDGEPEAFVGIVYVPTVVDCIDDLRDGTVTFEDLATPPMTLSADTPVSDAIDALQAEQQELTLVEDDGDVVGLLTVTDALEALVGAFEDPLETDDLLSERVGG from the coding sequence GTGAACGGGATCGAAATCGGAGTTCGGTTGATCGCTGGTGTCGGCCTCATCCTCGCGAACGCCTTTTTCGTCGCCATCGAGTTCGCGCTCACCCGTGTCAGGCAGTACCCCGAGTCGACGTTCGACGAACCCGGCCTCCGCCGGGCCTGGGAGATGACCGACGACCTCGAAATCTATCTCACGAGCTGTCAGGTCGGCATTAGCGCGACGAGCATCGCCGTCGGCATCGTCGCCGAACCGGCACTCGCCGTGCTCGTCGCACCCGTCTTCGAGAACACGGCGCTCGCCTCCGCAGGTGCGGGCGCAGTCGTCGCATTCGTCATCATCAACCTCCTGCATCTCACCCACGGCGAACAGACGCCGACCTACCTCGGCGTCGAGCGGACGAAGCTCGTTGCCCGGTACGGCGCGACACCGCTGTACTGGTATGCTGCACTGCTCCGGCCCGTGATCTGGTTCGGCGACGCTGTCGCGAAGTGGACGCTCCGACGCTTCGGGATCGAGATGACTGGCGCGTGGCTCGAGACCGAGGCAGAAATCATCGAGACACGCGCCGATCTCCGGCGGAAACTCGGCTCGGTCCTCGAGCAAGGTGACCTCCCGCGGGAACGTCGAGAGGAGATCCTCAACGCGCTCGTCGTCGGCGAAGAACTGGTCAGCGACGCTATGACTGACGTCGAGGACGTGACCTTCCTTTCGACGACGGCGTCCGTGGAAGACAATCTGGATCGGATCGGCTCAAGTCCGCACACGCGGTTTCCGCTGATCGATGGCGAGCCCGAGGCGTTCGTCGGTATCGTCTACGTCCCCACGGTCGTTGACTGCATCGACGACCTCCGCGATGGGACGGTGACGTTCGAGGATCTCGCAACGCCGCCGATGACGCTTTCGGCCGACACGCCAGTCAGCGACGCCATCGACGCGTTACAGGCCGAACAGCAGGAACTCACGCTCGTCGAGGACGACGGCGACGTCGTCGGTCTGCTGACGGTTACGGACGCCCTCGAGGCGCTGGTCGGGGCGTTCGAGGATCCGCTCGAGACGGACGATCTCCTGTCGGAGCGCGTCGGTGGGTGA